TTGATCCGGCGAATCTTCTCATGTATGGTAAGGCTAATCCAGTAGATGCCGTAGAACTATTCGGAAGGTACATCAAAGGGGTACACGTAAAAGACGGTGAATACCCGGTGGATGGTAGGAGCCTTGGCCGGGAACGGCCCGTTGGAGAAGGGAAGGTTGACTTCCCATTATTCCTCAAGAAGCTAGCCGAACAAGGGTATGCGGGGTCCTTAACAATCGAACGTGAAATCAGCGGTGAGCAGCAACGAATTGATATCCTCAAATCCATTGACTTGTTGCGCGGCTGGCTTTCTAAATAGGGCAGATACTCTAAGGAGGGGCCTTTATGCGGGGCCCCTCCTAATCTAAACCAGTCTCATTCCTGATAGTATCTCCAGTTAGCCTTTCCCTTGATTGGATGCAGCAAGGGCCAATAATGCTGGGTTCATATGTGTTGCTTCAATGTGTCCATGCAGGTGCTTCATGAGTCCGGACATGTCTTAAGGTATACGTGCTTTAGAGCATAATCTACGACTTCTCGATTAGTTGTATGTATTCGTATACTCGGTTAATCACGCCAACCGTAGCAGGAGAACCTCTATTAGAAAGAGAAAACCTATATTAATAGCTTTGTATGGGCATACGTATAAGCTCTCCTACGATGAAGAGCATTGCTCTTTAAGACATAGCAAATAGATACTTAGAATACAATCAGACCACAAAGCTTTTGTGCTGTCGTGAACTGTGAAAAGTATCTATACCGGAGGGACGGTGATCAAATCCAGAGCAAACGCCAAAACCGAACATGGTAGTACTATGTTAAAGGAGGAAGCGACTGGATGAAAAGACTACTGTTACTTCAGTTTTTCTACTGGTTTTACTAACTGGTCTGGCACTTAGCCGTACAACGATTACTTTCTGGCATGATTGGGGTGGATTGGGAGCCCGATATTTTGAAACAATGGCTAGACAGTTCGAAGAGCAGTATCCCGAGATTAAGGTGGAAGTAAGTTCTGTTGCAGGGCTCGAAGAGAAGCTATCCACGGCTATTGTTGGTGGAGCAGCCCCCGACGTAGTGTTCTTCCCCCGGTATCTTACGGGTCAGTGGGCGGCAAGGGCCATGCTGGAGCCGATGTCCCAGTTTGCCGCCGCATATGGCATCTTAGAGGAGCACTTTTTCAAGGCTACGTGGGATGAAGTGTCATATAACGGTGAGATTTGGGGTATTCCCTTTAGTACCGATGCCCGGGTCTTATTCTATAACCGACAGTCCTTCATGGAAATGGGTTTAGATTCCATGAAACCACCGAAGAACTGGGACGAACTAGTCAGCTACTCCAAAAGACTGACTGCAAGGACCCCTGAGGGCAAACTGGAAAAGGTGGGGTTTGTTCCAATTTGGGGGAATCAGTCGTTACTTATGTATATCTGGCAAAACGGCGGTAGTATGTTCAATGAAGACTATACAAAGGTGCTGATGGACTCCGAGGAGGCTGTTGGGGCCCTGCAATGGGTATGCGACTTTGTAGACATATACGGATATGGGGATCTTGGGGAGATGGGTGGCTCCTTTGGGTCGGCGGAGCAGACTCCCTGGTTTACCGGTCAAATCGCCATGATTACCGAAGGGAGCTGGAATCTCCACGGTCTCTTGGAGTATGTACCAGCCTTCTACGAACAAGATCTAGGAGTGGCAGCCCTACCCGGTAACGTAGAGCAAGCTACCGTTGCAGGTGGTTTTTCCTTTGTTATTCCTAGCGGCGCCGCACATCTGGCCGCCGCTCAAGCATTCATTGCTTGGGCAGTGCAACCGAAAAACCAGTTGGGGTTTGCTCTAGAGACTGGTGTGATACCTGCGGATGTGCGGGCAGGACATGATGAGTATTTCCGGGATCACTTTTACTGGCGCCCATTTATTGATGCCATGGACCTTTATGCTAGGGCCCGCCCAGCCCATCCAGCCTATCCGGAGATCGAAGGTCTCATGTTTGAAGCACTATGGAAGGCTCTTGCCAAAGAGCAATCTGCCTTTGCTTGTTTGGAGGACGCCACTACCCGGGGGCAAGCGATTCTCGACTACTACAATGCAGTATTTGGTTTCTAAGAGGGAGGGCGAAGGATGAGAATCAAGGTAGCTGTTGTGATCTTGGTGTTACTTCTTAGTGGAATATGCTATGCCAACGACGGTCTGTTGCTCTGGCAAATTGGTGAGTTTGATGACAGCTCTGCTGAACTAGCCTTAGGGCCGAACCGGTTTGGTGAGTTCCCCGGTTTCTTTCCTGAGGGACCTCGTTTTGTGATTGGGCAAAGTGACCCGGCCACCGATTGGCCCTATATTCACCCTGGGGCTGGGGATGCTTGGGCTAATTCCCAAGAGTGGGCGTTCACTATTGTCTTTGATGCCAAGGATGTACCCGAGGGGCAAACGGTCCTGTGGATTGATCTAGTCGGTGCCCATCCCCAAGCTCCTCCGGGACTCAAGATATCACTTAACGGGGAACAGTTGGGGGTTGTTCTACCAGAACCGGGCAATAATGCCCCTGTTTACGTGGATCCCGCTGGTGGCAAAGAAGAGATTATCGCTATTGTACTCCCATCAGATAAGCTGAAGACCACGGGTAATCAATTGACTATAAAGACCCAAGGGGGTTCTTGGGTAGTATATGACGGAATCAAAATGGTTTCTTTCCGGGGTAATGTCCCTGAAGGATTTCTACCTGTCGAGGAGGATCCCTGGGCTGGTATTACGCCTGTGATCAAACCGGGGATGGTAGTTGTTACACCTGCCCCCACCACCATGGGCGAACAGGCAATGCTGGTCTCATTACAGGGTCTTGTCAATCAACGGGTGGGTCGACTGTACCTTGGAGCAGTGACTGATCACTGGTTCCAGCAGGCGGTGCCCCTAAACCAAATGCCTGTTCAGGTGAAGAGTCCTCTGAAGGTTCTAGAGGCCTTCAAGCAGGAAGTACAGGGCCTTGTAATCTATGATCCTGCCTTGATAGACACCGTGAACGTCGCCTTTACCTTGGCGGGACTGAATCAGGCTATTGTTGTTTCGCCGGATCTGGCCCAAGAGTTGCTGGCTCGATGGGACGATCTGACTATCGTTGCTGATCTACAGGATCGGTGGTCGACTAGGCTAGAAGCCTATACCTGGGCCTATGCTGAGCTTTGGCCAAAGTGTAACCAAGGTTTTATCTTAAACAATAATCCCGGCATGATTCACATGCAGGATCTCCAGGTTGCTAATCGGGGATTTGGAGTGTATCTAGATGCGGGTATTCCCGAAGAACGGGTATTGCTTGAGGAGATCTATCGTCAGATGAACGCACTGGGCACAGTCTTCGGGTGGCCCGGGGGTGATGCTGATGCGGCGATTGATTTGGCAAGCCAATACGGACATTCCTATGTGGTTACCGACTGGTGCGATAACCTTAGTGTGCTCGGCAAGGGCATTCCTCCGGTTCTTAAGCAGGCCGAGCCTACAATGTCCAGTGGGGATGCCAAGCTTTACGTTACTTTCATCCTCGATCACGCTGGGGTTTTCCATTACAACCAGTTTCACATGCTGGATCTGTGGAATGACGGGGCCCGGGGACAGGTTCCCGTAGGTTGGACGGTACACCCCCGGCTTGTTGATCTGGCTTCTGGGATCATTGATTACTACTTTAAGACCGCCACTCCCAACGACTACTTCCTAGCACCGATCAATCCAAGCGGGTTTGTCCATCTTGAGGCAGTGCCTGATTCAAAGGCCTACGGGACGTATCTGCAAGGACTTCTGAAAAAGGCTGGCATAAAGCTTGCTTGGCTGGATTCTAGGGAAAACGCAGAATTTGACAAGCTCAGTGGGGAAGTCGTCTCTGCGCTCTTGGATGTTGCTACTTATGGAGGCCTGGATGCTGTGTTCTTTGGTAGAAGCACTTCTACCAATTGTAAGGCAGTGGTCTTAGGTGATGTAACTGTTTTCCCAGTGATGTATATGCATGGTGGTGAATCCGCAAAGGATCTTGCTTACCGTACTCATCAAAGTGGAGCGGCAAATGATGGATTTGTCGTCGTTGGCATCGACAGTTGGGGCGCTGGGCCAAGTTATGTAGCTGAGGTGGTCAACGCGCTAGAAGACATGGGTGATGTGATGGTCCTGCGGCCCGATGCGTGGGTTTCGTTATACACAGACATGCTGCGCTAAGGATAAAGCTGGGGGCTTCGGCCCCTAGCAACTACGGAGGTAGTATTATGTGGTACAGCAATGGACTAATGGCGATTTTGTGTTGCCTTGTGTTTTTTGCTTGGAGTGGTAAGGCTTTCGCCCAAGAACAGATTATCCAGGAATGGGGTCCGGATAGCTTTGCCCTATCACCCGATGGGTATGAGCAGTTTTCCCAGAAGTATTCAAGTCTTGTAATCGTGGATACCAAGGATCAAACGGCAAAGTCTAGCTGGCCGTATATCCATCCAGGCCCTGTGGACCAATGGGCCAATGCCCAGATGCATACCTTTGTGCTTTTGTTTGACCTAGCGGATATACCCAAGGGTGGAGTGCGCTTGAACCTGGAAATCGGGGATACCCACCAATCGGATCCACCGACTATCAGGGTGCTTATGAATGGACGGGGCGAAAACATTGCTCTAAAACCGGGAGCTGGAGTAGGGTATGCCAATGCCAATGAAGGTCAACCCAGTGAAGTTCAGATGCTCTTTCCTCCTGAGCAACTACGGGTTGGGGATAATCGACTGGCGATCACTACCCTTTCAGGTTGTTGGTTTACCTACCGAAGCCTGACTTTACTAGCGCTAAGCCAGGAGGTGGGGTACGAGGCCTCGATAATCGATATAGAACCACTGCCATTATATCCCTATACTGAAAGCGGCCCTATGGCCACAGCCCAGATTGTGATTAACAACAAAGGGAAGAATCTAGAAGGGGCCTATGTAAAGGTCCTGACTGGAGATCAGGCTTTAGAACAGTCTCTTGGTAACATTGGCTATGGGAAGTCTACCCGGCGAGTAAGAGTACCGAACATAGAACGGGGTACTTTGAGCATCACACTGCATAATGGTGATGGCACTGTAGTCTCAGAGTATGAAACCAGTTGGCAGGCCTCACGGAAATGGACGATCTATCTATTGCACCATTCCCATACAGACCTGGGATATACGAATCCCCAAGAAGAGGTGCTTAGGATCCATCTGGATAATATCCGGCGGGTTGCTCCCTATGTTCAACAAACAAAAGAGCATCCTTCAGAGTCCCAGTACCGGTGGAACGTTGAGGCGGGTTGGGCCATGGTCCGGTACTTAAGAGAGCTGGAACAAGATCCAAAGAAGCTCAAACAGTTGCGGGATCTAGTCTCAAAGGGGTACATTGGCATTGAAGGGTTGTGTTTCAATGAACTGTATAGCTTGGCGGGACTAGAGGAACTGGTAAGAAACATACTTCCCCTCCATCAGATGCTAAAAGATAAGCTGGATTACAAACCAATCACTGCTATGCTCACCGATGTTCCGGGGGTTCCCTGGTCCTTGATCGGACTGTTGGCCGATGCGGGAATAGAGTATCTAGACCTAGCTCCCAATGATGTTAGGTTGACTCAGACGATTAGGCGACCACTGGCCTTTCTTTGGCAGTCCCCGGATAAAGAAGGGGAAGTGCTAACCTTTGTACGGGTGGATCCACCGGTGTTTACCTACTTTGAGGGTAACCAGGTCGGTTTTACGGACAGCTTAATCGGCGTAGAGCAGGCCCTTCCCGAATGGCTTTGGCGATTGGAGCAACTTGGGTATGAGTACGATTTATACCCAATGCGGGTTCAAGGCGTTCATCCTTCGGGTCGGTATATAGATAACACTACGGCATCTTTGCAGCCTAGTCTTATTGCTAAACAATGGAATG
The genomic region above belongs to Limnochordia bacterium and contains:
- a CDS encoding ABC transporter substrate-binding protein codes for the protein MGARYFETMARQFEEQYPEIKVEVSSVAGLEEKLSTAIVGGAAPDVVFFPRYLTGQWAARAMLEPMSQFAAAYGILEEHFFKATWDEVSYNGEIWGIPFSTDARVLFYNRQSFMEMGLDSMKPPKNWDELVSYSKRLTARTPEGKLEKVGFVPIWGNQSLLMYIWQNGGSMFNEDYTKVLMDSEEAVGALQWVCDFVDIYGYGDLGEMGGSFGSAEQTPWFTGQIAMITEGSWNLHGLLEYVPAFYEQDLGVAALPGNVEQATVAGGFSFVIPSGAAHLAAAQAFIAWAVQPKNQLGFALETGVIPADVRAGHDEYFRDHFYWRPFIDAMDLYARARPAHPAYPEIEGLMFEALWKALAKEQSAFACLEDATTRGQAILDYYNAVFGF
- a CDS encoding polysaccharide lyase family protein, which encodes MRIKVAVVILVLLLSGICYANDGLLLWQIGEFDDSSAELALGPNRFGEFPGFFPEGPRFVIGQSDPATDWPYIHPGAGDAWANSQEWAFTIVFDAKDVPEGQTVLWIDLVGAHPQAPPGLKISLNGEQLGVVLPEPGNNAPVYVDPAGGKEEIIAIVLPSDKLKTTGNQLTIKTQGGSWVVYDGIKMVSFRGNVPEGFLPVEEDPWAGITPVIKPGMVVVTPAPTTMGEQAMLVSLQGLVNQRVGRLYLGAVTDHWFQQAVPLNQMPVQVKSPLKVLEAFKQEVQGLVIYDPALIDTVNVAFTLAGLNQAIVVSPDLAQELLARWDDLTIVADLQDRWSTRLEAYTWAYAELWPKCNQGFILNNNPGMIHMQDLQVANRGFGVYLDAGIPEERVLLEEIYRQMNALGTVFGWPGGDADAAIDLASQYGHSYVVTDWCDNLSVLGKGIPPVLKQAEPTMSSGDAKLYVTFILDHAGVFHYNQFHMLDLWNDGARGQVPVGWTVHPRLVDLASGIIDYYFKTATPNDYFLAPINPSGFVHLEAVPDSKAYGTYLQGLLKKAGIKLAWLDSRENAEFDKLSGEVVSALLDVATYGGLDAVFFGRSTSTNCKAVVLGDVTVFPVMYMHGGESAKDLAYRTHQSGAANDGFVVVGIDSWGAGPSYVAEVVNALEDMGDVMVLRPDAWVSLYTDMLR